In the genome of Hippoglossus hippoglossus isolate fHipHip1 chromosome 4, fHipHip1.pri, whole genome shotgun sequence, one region contains:
- the pdgfra gene encoding platelet-derived growth factor receptor alpha isoform X3 has product MKQTSPDQVIYILSIPQATAQDSGSYECSITHENSGEVRASSVAVTVFEDNSFVALDHSGILVTEFVSLLEETEFTILINAYPSPKVMWLKDSKELLVNYYVLTKTSHNEGNRYQSILTLRQPLEKDNGNYTITVLSGSRTAKFSFNLKVKAPTAMMFPPSSAPVLLPQIDEMVVPLHTPFTLTCRGEAKLAWETPLNVLGLSQEDNSGLFVSTITVDGATAVHTGYYTCFYSRNTTEDMDDSSIYIYVPDPDVPFVPSPVPFGNHVLSDHEEMEIQCRVSDPTANVTLVNVDTQQPVSSVYDSKRGALGVFTAGTYVCKALINGEEHYSGEYIVHGWTGGAELHVELTAKRTALLVGETIAVTCLARGSEILEDHWKYPGKLTNRASKTVHENKRDQEILYTLTIPQATTKDSGIYSCSITDIISNESQTKQLAIRVFGSEFLSIRPQFGEYESAELDEVREFRAEINSFPTAHVTWHKDGVPLSDVTAEISTSLRQLSETSYMSVLTLIRAKEEDSGNYTIRVENGNQSRDVSLILEVKVPAVIVELMDIHHGSATGQSVVCITRGQPTPVVEWFICKNIKHCANDSSSWVPLSTNSTKITVESRMDEDNNLESQVMFGHLENTLAVRCLAKNEMAAVSREVKLVSNGPHPELTVAAAVLVLLVIVIISLIVLVIIWKQKPRYEIRWRVIESVSPDGHEYIYVDPMQLPYDSRWEFPRDRLVLGRILGSGAFGKVVEGTAYGLSRSQPVMKVAVKMLKPTARSSEKQALMSELKIMTHLGPHLNIVNLLGACTKSGPIYIITEYCFYGDLVNYLHKNRESFMALNPEKSKKEMDIFGINPADESSRSYVILSFESKADYMDMKQGDNTQYVPMLEMGMTPKYSDIQSSNYDQPPSQKDSSEGDMDDLLSDDMNEGLTTTDLLSFTYQVAKGMEFLSSKNCVHRDLAARNVLLSQGKIVKICDFGLARDIMHDNNYVSKGSTFLPVKWMAPESIFDNLYTSLSDVWSYGILLWEIFSLGGTPYPGMVVDSSFYNKIKSGYRMSKPEHAPHDVYEMMMKCWNSEPEKRPTFLGLSDSVASLLPCSYKRHYERVNQEFLKSDHPAVTRVCVENDDAYIGITYKNQGKLKDRESGFDEQRLSSDSGYIIPLPDLDPISDDEYGKRNRHSSQTSEESAIETGSSSSTFNKREGETLEDITLLDEMCLDCSDLVEDSFL; this is encoded by the exons ATGAAACAGACGTCACCTGACCAGGTCATCTACATCCTCAGTATCCCACAAGCCACTGCTCAGGACAGCGGCAGCTACGAGTGCTCCATCACTCACGAAAACAGCGGGGAGGTCAGGGCGAGCAGCGTGGCCGTCACTGTCTTCG AGGACAATTCTTTCGTGGCTCTGGACCACAGCGGAATTCTGGTGACGGAGTTCGTCAGCCTCTTGGAGGAGACAGAGTTTACTATTCTCATCAATGCCTACCCTTCCCCCAAAGTGATGTGGCTGAAAGACAGCAAAGAATTACTAGTGAACTACTATGTCCTCACCAAGACAAGCCACAATGAAGGGAATCG GTATCAAAGCATTCTGACATTACGACAGCCTCTGGAGAAAGACAACGGCAACTATACCATCACAGTGCTGAGTGGCTCTCGCACTGCAAAGTTCTCCTTTAACCTCAAAGTGAAAG CTCCCACTGCGATGATGTTCCCTCCGTCCTCCGCCCCTGTGCTGCTGCCACAGATAGATGAGATGGTGGTGCCCCTCCACACTCCTTTCACCTTGACCTGCCGCGGAGAGGCAAAGCTGGCCTGGGAGACGCCACTCAATGTGCTGGGGCTGTCGCAGGAGGACAACAGCGGCCTGTTTGTCTCCACCATCACTGTGGATGGTGCCACCGCAGTGCACACTGGCTACTACACGTGCTTCTACAGCAGAAACACCACTGAGGACATGGATGACAGCAGCATCTATATCTATGTCCCAG ATCCAGACGTTCCCTTTGTGCCATCACCGGTGCCCTTTGGTAACCACGTCCTGTCCGACCACGAGGAGATGGAGATCCAGTGCCGAGTGTCTGATCCCACTGCTAACGTGACCCTGGTTAATGTTGACACCCAGCAGCCTGTGTCTAGTGTTTATGACAGCAAGAGGGGCGCTTTGGGGGTATTCACTGCTGGAACCTACGTTTGTAAGGCCCTCATAAACGGAGAGGAACACTACAGCGGGGAATACATCGTCCACGGCTGGACAG GTGGTGCCGAGCTACATGTCGAGCTGACAGCCAAGCGGACTGCTCTGCTGGTGGGAGAAACCATCGCAGTCACCTGTCTGGCCCGGGGATCTGAGATTCTGGAAGACCACTGGAAATACCCTGGCAAACTG ACTAATCGTGCTTCAAAAACCGTGCATGAAAACAAGAGGGATCAGGAGATCCTTTACACCCTGACGATCCCGCAGGCTACGACCAAAGACAGCGGCATCTATTCTTGCTCCATCACTGATATTATTAGTAATGAGAGCCAGACAAAGCAACTCGCTATAAGAGTTTTTG GAAGTGAGTTTTTGTCCATCAGGCCACAGTTTGGAGAATATGAGTCAGCAGAGTTGGATGAGGTCCGGGAGTTCAGGGCCGAAATCAACTCCTTCCCCACTGCTCACGTCACGTGGCACAAAGATGGAGTCCCGCTCAGCGACGTGACGGCGGAGATCTCCACCAGCCTGCGGCAGCTCAGCGAGACCAG CTACATGAGCGTTCTCACCCTGATCCGCGCCAAAGAGGAGGACAGCGGGAACTACACGATCCGAGTGGAGAATGGAAACCAAAGTCGGGACGTTAGCTTGatcctggaggtcaaag TGCCTGCAGTCATTGTGGAGCTGATGGACATCCACCACGGCTCAGCCACAGGCCAGTCTGTGGTGTGTATTACACGAGGGCAGCCCACTCCTGTGGTGGAGTGGTTCATCTGCAAGAACATCAAACA TTGTGCCAATGACTCGTCCTCCTGGGTGCCGCtctccaccaactccaccaAGATCACGGTGGAGTCCCGAATGGACGAGGACAACAACCTGGAGAGCCAGGTCATGTTTGGTCACCTGGAGAACACGCTGGCGGTGCGCTGCCTGGCCAAGAACGAAATGGCTGCCGTCAGCAGGGAGGTCAAACTGGTGTCCAACG GCCCTCACCCTGAGCTgactgtagctgctgctgtgctggtGCTCCTGGTCATTGTCATCATCTCACTCATTGTCTTGGTCATTATTTGGAAACAG AAACCTCGGTATGAGATCCGCTGGAGGGTCATAGAGTCTGTGAGCCCAGATGGCCACGAGTACATCTACGTGGATCCCATGCAGCTTCCCTATGACTCCAGATGGGAGTTCCCCCGCGACAGACTCGTGCTCG GTCGTATCCTGGGTTCTGGAGCCTTTGGGAAGGTAGTGGAGGGCACCGCCTACGGACTGAGCCGCTCCCAACCCGTCATGAAGGTGGCAGTGAAAATGCTGAAAC CCACTGCACGCTCCAGTGAGAAACAAGCCCTGATGTCTGAACTGAAGATTATGACTCATCTCGGTCCTCATCTCAACATTGTTAACCTCCTGGGAGCATGCACCAAGTCAG GCCCCATCTACATCATCACAGAGTACTGCTTCTACGGGGACCTGGTCAACTACCTGCACAAGAACAGAGAGAGCTTCATGGCCCTGAACCCggagaaaagtaaaaaagagaTGGACATCTTCGGGATCAACCCTGCAgatgagagcagcaggag TTATGTGATCCTGTCCTTTGAGAGCAAAGCAGACTACATGGACATGAAGCAAGGGGATAACACTCAGTACGTGCCCATGCTGGAGATGGGCATGACCCCCAAATACTCCGACATCCAGTCATCCAACTACGACCAACCACCCTCGCAGAAAGACTCGAGTG AGGGTGACATGGACGACCTGTTGTCGGACGACATGAACGAGGGCCTCACCACCACCGACCTGCTCAGCTTCACCTACCAGGTGGCCAAAGGCATGGAGTTCCTGTCCTCCAAAAAC tgtgtgcatcGAGACCTCGCAGCCAGGaatgtcctcctctctcagggCAAGATCGTGAAGATCTGTGACTTCGGACTGGCCAGAGACATCATGCATGACAACAACTATGTCTCCAAAGGCAGC ACTTTTCTGCCCGTGAAGTGGATGGCACCAGAGAGTATTTTTGACAACCTCTACACGTCCCTCAGCGATGTTTGGTCCTACGGCATCCTCCTCTGGGAGATATTCTCCTTAG GTGGCACCCCTTACCCGGGGATGGTCGTGGATTCCAGCTTCTACAACAAGATCAAGAGTGGATACAGGATGTCCAAGCCTGAACATGCGCCTCATGACGT gtatgaaatgatgatgaagtGCTGGAACAGCGAGCCAGAGAAGAGGCCTACTTTCCTGGGTCTGAGTGACAGTGTAGCGTCTTTGCTGCCCTGCAGCTACAAGCGG CATTATGAGAGGGTAAACCAGGAGTTCCTGAAGAGTGACCACCCCGCCGTGACTCGGGTGTGCGTTGAGAACGACGACGCCTACATCGGCATCACCTACAAGAACCAGGGCAAGCTGAAGGACCGGGAGAGTGGCTTCGACGAGCAGCGGCTGAGCTCCGACAGCGGCTACATTATTCCTCTCCCCGACCTGGACCCTATATCTGATGATGAATATGGAAAGAGGAACAGACACAG CTCTCAGACATCCGAGGAGAGCGCCATTGAGAccggctccagcagctccactttTAATAAGCGGGAGGGGGAGACCCTGGAGGACATCACGCTGCTGGACGAGATGTGTCTGGACTGTAGTGACCTGGTAGAGGACAGCTTTCTGTGA